Proteins encoded by one window of Halomonas chromatireducens:
- a CDS encoding phospholipase D-like domain-containing protein, whose amino-acid sequence MLWVIGATILATSLVLVLLQNFMTPGDVMERKIEHHHAVSDPQFRREMSVLLGPAIVAGNQVAALQNGDEIFPAMLEAIRSAQASITFETFIYWSGDIGETFSKALSERARAGVPVRVTIDWVGSNKMEQSLLDSMQAAGVQLHRYRPLHWYNLGRMNNRTHRKLLVVDGRIGFTGGVGIADLWTGDGGDPENWRDTHFRIEGPVVAQLQAAFNDNWIKTTGQVLNGPSYFPPLEEAGGMDAHVFVASPSGGSESMHLMFLLAIAAAEETIDLAASYFVPDSMLIEALIAARGREVRVRILLPGPHIDAVTVKIASKSDWGALLGAGAEIHIYQPTMLHTKLLVIDDEFVSVGSTNFDMRSIRLNDEASLNIYSNDFATQMTAVFEADLLSAEPYSLADWKSRPWREKLSEKILLPIRSQL is encoded by the coding sequence ATGCTCTGGGTTATCGGAGCCACTATTCTGGCCACCAGCTTGGTGCTCGTATTGTTGCAGAACTTCATGACACCCGGGGACGTGATGGAGCGCAAGATCGAACACCACCACGCTGTCTCGGATCCGCAGTTTCGGCGCGAGATGTCGGTTTTGCTTGGCCCTGCGATAGTGGCCGGCAATCAAGTGGCCGCGCTGCAAAACGGCGACGAGATTTTTCCGGCGATGCTGGAGGCCATTCGCTCGGCGCAGGCTTCAATCACGTTCGAGACCTTCATTTACTGGTCTGGTGACATTGGTGAAACATTCTCGAAAGCGCTCTCCGAACGTGCCCGTGCGGGCGTGCCGGTTCGCGTCACCATCGACTGGGTCGGCAGCAACAAGATGGAGCAGTCACTGCTGGACTCCATGCAGGCCGCGGGTGTGCAGTTGCATCGCTATCGGCCGTTGCACTGGTACAACCTGGGCCGCATGAACAACCGCACGCATCGCAAGCTGCTGGTGGTCGATGGCCGCATCGGGTTCACCGGCGGGGTAGGCATCGCGGATCTGTGGACTGGCGACGGAGGCGATCCCGAAAACTGGCGGGACACACACTTCCGGATTGAAGGGCCGGTAGTGGCGCAGTTGCAAGCGGCCTTCAACGACAACTGGATCAAGACCACTGGCCAGGTGCTGAACGGCCCGAGCTATTTTCCGCCCCTAGAGGAGGCGGGTGGGATGGACGCGCATGTCTTCGTTGCCTCGCCATCCGGCGGGAGCGAGAGCATGCATCTGATGTTTCTGCTGGCCATCGCGGCGGCCGAGGAGACCATCGACCTGGCGGCATCCTACTTTGTGCCCGACAGCATGTTAATCGAAGCCCTGATCGCCGCCCGTGGTCGTGAGGTTCGCGTTCGCATCCTGTTGCCTGGGCCGCACATCGATGCTGTGACTGTAAAGATCGCTTCCAAGTCGGATTGGGGCGCGCTGCTTGGCGCCGGTGCCGAGATCCACATCTATCAGCCGACCATGCTGCACACGAAACTGCTGGTCATCGATGACGAGTTTGTGTCGGTGGGTTCAACCAATTTTGACATGCGTTCGATTCGGCTCAATGACGAAGCCAGCTTGAATATCTACAGCAACGATTTCGCCACTCAGATGACCGCAGTGTTCGAGGCCGATCTCCTGTCGGCTGAACCGTATTCCCTGGCTGACTGGAAGAGCCGTCCATGGCGCGAAAAGCTGTCAGAAAAGATTCTTCTACCCATTAGATCGCAGCTTTGA